AATGGCTAACAAGATCCTAGCAATATAGTTTTAGGATATTCTATACACATTCATTAAGTTGCTCAATATTTGAAATAACAAACAGAATTAACAGAGCTTGAGAAGAAAAGTACTCTTACAAGTTATTTGTTACTTGATTATCTTGATATGAGCTTTTTCATCCTTTTGCTTTTTGTTGCACCCTCAGTACCTTCTCTAGAAAAAGGACAAACTAGGCTTTCAATGTAGATTTCTGCTTTGGGATTGTTATCAAAGTTAATAACCTCTAAAATTCGTGACGAGTCATCCTTGGGATTGTATATCATGGAAGTTGAATTAAATGCAACCAAAATTTCACCTTTATTTGACATGAAATAGTGCAGAGAAAACAGATTACCGTACCCCACTTGATCATCAGGATACTTGATGATACACATCTTTGTCCAAGATTCTTTAACTCCATATTCTTTCATAACCCAAACATCTACATGAGTTCCGCCACAATCACAAAAGATGGAAAGATCACTTCCCAACACTCCCAGCAGCACAGAGATATCTTCGCCTTTTCCATAAAAGGGCTGCTCCACCTTTCCCCATTTCTCATTAGCCAAATCAAAAGAAATGATGTTCCAGCCCTCATACAAAAAATTACCATCGGtatacaaaaaacaaacacCATCAAAAGCAGAACTAGGCCAATGAAGTTTCCCGTTCACAGACTTACCCGAAACATTTTTTCGACACCCAATCTGACAATCATCAACCCTTCTCCAAGAATCACTCTTTAAACTATATATTCTGAGCTCACCTTGATTAAAACTGCCATACTTTAAAAAAGTAGCCACTACCTTATAATCATTATGAAACTCATCATATCCAAAACCATATATTTTCCATTGGGAAAACGACAATAGGGATATAGGAATAGGCAATTTCTTGTACTTTCTAATTGATGGATTCCATAAAAACAAATCACCGTTCTTATCCGCAAGACAAATCAATCCATGGACAGAACCTAGAATCATTTCAGAATCAGGCAAATTGTTGTACAATCCATCGGATATCATGCGATAATCCAAGTCAAATACCTCAGTAACAGACTCATCAAATAAAGAAGTAAGAGTACATTCTTTAAGATTCAACTCAGGTCCAAAACTCCACATCAGCCTATGCTTGGTGCATTCCTT
This portion of the Lycium ferocissimum isolate CSIRO_LF1 chromosome 1, AGI_CSIRO_Lferr_CH_V1, whole genome shotgun sequence genome encodes:
- the LOC132049187 gene encoding F-box/kelch-repeat protein At3g23880-like isoform X1, producing MDYEGNEALHQHAKRKKPTKHSPFSSTSKQVSSFRTPILPQELITEILSRLPVKSLLKFRCVSKSWLALISSPQFVKTHLSVSVNNKECTKHRLMWSFGPELNLKECTLTSLFDESVTEVFDLDYRMISDGLYNNLPDSEMILGSVHGLICLADKNGDLFLWNPSIRKYKKLPIPISLLSFSQWKIYGFGYDEFHNDYKVVATFLKYGSFNQGELRIYSLKSDSWRRVDDCQIGCRKNVSGKSVNGKLHWPSSAFDGVCFLYTDGNFLYEGWNIISFDLANEKWGKVEQPFYGKGEDISVLLGVLGSDLSIFCDCGGTHVDVWVMKEYGVKESWTKMCIIKYPDDQVGYGNLFSLHYFMSNKGEILVAFNSTSMIYNPKDDSSRILEVINFDNNPKAEIYIESLVCPFSREGTEGATKSKRMKKLISR
- the LOC132049187 gene encoding F-box/kelch-repeat protein At3g23880-like isoform X2, giving the protein MDYEGNEALHQHAKRKKPTKHSPFSSTSKQVSSFRTPILPQELITEILSRLPVKSLLKFRCVSKSWLALISSPQFVKTHLSVSVNNKECTKHRLMWSFGPELNLKECTLTSLFDESVTEVFDLDYRMISDGLYNNLPDSEMILGSVHGLICLADKNGDLFLWNPSIRKYKKLPIPISLLSFSQWKIYGFGYDEFHNDYKVVATFLKYGSFNQGELRIYSLKSDSWRRVDDCQIGCRKNVSGKSVNGKLHWPSSAFDGVCFLYTDGNFLYEGWNIISFDLANEKWGKVEQPFYGKGEDISVLLGVLGSDLSIFCDCGGTHVDVWVMKEYGVKESWTKMCIIKYPDDQVGYAFCKHRIYAVALRHRLSQGDLLTDVQFGSYGFSLVFVVRIAYVFFVGFFYVE
- the LOC132049187 gene encoding F-box/kelch-repeat protein At3g23880-like isoform X3, which encodes MDYEGNEALHQHAKRKKPTKHSPFSSTSKQVSSFRTPILPQELITEILSRLPVKSLLKFRCVSKSWLALISSPQFVKTHLSVSVNNKECTKHRLMWSFGPELNLKECTLTSLFDESVTEVFDLDYRMISDGLYNNLPDSEMILGSVHGLICLADKNGDLFLWNPSIRKYKKLPIPISLLSFSQWKIYGFGYDEFHNDYKVVATFLKYGSFNQGELRIYSLKSDSWRRVDDCQIGCRKNVSGKSVNGKLHWPSSAFDGVCFLYTDGNFLYEGWNIISFDLANEKWGKVEQPFYGKGEDISVLLGVLGSDLSIFCDCGGTHVDVWVMKEYGVKESWTKMCIIKYPDDQVGFLQAPDLRSGATSQIEPRRSSD